In Deferribacterota bacterium, one DNA window encodes the following:
- a CDS encoding ABC transporter ATP-binding protein, which produces MATNRLISISNIKKTYFLGEKKVEALKGVSLDINEGDFISIMGVSGSGKSTLLYILGLMDTMTDGEYFFMGQNVRDLPLEDLAGIRNSHIGFVFQQFHLIDYLSALENVLLPLIYSKKEVKEPYLHGKVLMDKLGLSNYYNNKPSELSGGEQQRVAVARALVNEPKIILADEPTGQLDLNTSKDLMNIFCDLNNEGKTIVLVTHDPDMAKYSKKIINIKDGMFIN; this is translated from the coding sequence ATGGCTACAAACAGGTTAATTTCAATATCTAACATCAAAAAAACCTACTTTTTAGGTGAAAAGAAGGTAGAAGCTTTAAAGGGAGTGAGCTTAGATATCAATGAGGGTGATTTTATATCTATAATGGGGGTATCTGGCTCTGGTAAGAGTACACTATTATATATATTGGGCTTGATGGATACAATGACTGATGGTGAATATTTTTTTATGGGACAGAATGTAAGGGATCTTCCATTGGAGGATTTAGCTGGTATTAGAAACTCTCATATTGGTTTTGTCTTTCAGCAATTTCACTTAATAGATTATCTAAGCGCATTAGAGAATGTTTTGCTTCCCCTTATCTACTCAAAAAAAGAGGTTAAAGAGCCCTATTTGCATGGTAAAGTACTTATGGATAAACTTGGTTTATCTAATTACTATAATAATAAGCCATCAGAGCTCTCTGGTGGTGAACAGCAAAGAGTGGCAGTTGCAAGGGCATTAGTAAATGAGCCAAAAATAATATTAGCTGATGAGCCAACTGGACAACTTGATCTTAACACGTCAAAGGATTTAATGAATATCTTTTGTGATCTCAATAATGAGGGAAAAACAATTGTACTAGTAACACACGACCCTGATATGGCTAAATATTCAAAGAAAATTATCAATATTAAAGATGGAATGTTTATAAATTAA
- a CDS encoding efflux RND transporter periplasmic adaptor subunit, with product MVNIMLRNLLNRRNLIIVTIVIILVIVMFLFLDTSSDAKIEEVAVAEYGTITSFVEATGVVRTQVGASINVGTRASGTLEKLPYKVGDYVEKGELIALIDDRELQASLRNAKATLERLNVELEMIKNTYPLQIEEVKSRLMANKSNLEYAKKNYEREKKLLEKDFTTQDSVDRAKTNRDIALSDYEVTKSTLARLKEEFKDRKASVIANIKAQEEQINTIEIAISYTKIYAPISGYVAQVLRHEGETVVAQLNAENLITLIDPTKLEVYLYIDETDVTEVHEGSKVNYYVGALPNKWLQSEIKTIWPQPISSGNIVYYVAVVPVPVDDVKLIKPNMTVHSRITTKVKPGALVIPIEALKFVDGETVVYKVDGNKLKKINVEVGLKGDKEIEIVKGLEEGDKVAIKFELPED from the coding sequence ATGGTGAATATAATGCTTAGAAATTTGTTAAATAGAAGAAATTTAATTATAGTGACAATAGTTATAATATTAGTGATTGTGATGTTTTTATTTTTAGATACCTCTAGCGATGCAAAGATAGAGGAAGTTGCTGTGGCAGAGTATGGAACAATAACCTCTTTCGTTGAAGCAACAGGGGTTGTTAGAACACAGGTAGGAGCAAGTATAAATGTTGGAACTAGGGCTTCTGGTACTTTAGAAAAACTCCCCTATAAAGTTGGTGATTATGTAGAAAAAGGAGAGCTTATTGCATTAATTGATGATAGGGAATTACAGGCAAGCCTTAGAAATGCAAAGGCTACATTGGAAAGATTGAATGTGGAATTAGAGATGATAAAAAATACTTATCCATTACAGATTGAAGAGGTTAAATCACGACTTATGGCAAATAAATCAAATTTAGAGTATGCAAAGAAGAATTATGAAAGAGAGAAAAAATTATTGGAAAAGGATTTTACAACACAAGACAGTGTTGATAGGGCAAAAACAAATAGGGATATTGCTCTTTCAGACTATGAGGTCACAAAATCAACCTTGGCAAGATTAAAGGAAGAATTTAAAGATAGAAAAGCTAGTGTAATAGCCAATATTAAAGCCCAAGAGGAACAAATAAATACTATTGAGATTGCTATATCATATACAAAGATATATGCACCAATCTCAGGTTATGTGGCTCAAGTTTTAAGACATGAAGGTGAAACAGTGGTAGCACAACTAAACGCTGAAAACCTTATTACATTAATAGATCCCACCAAACTTGAAGTATATCTATATATTGATGAAACAGATGTGACAGAGGTGCACGAAGGAAGTAAAGTTAATTATTATGTTGGAGCACTGCCTAATAAATGGTTACAGAGTGAAATTAAAACAATATGGCCTCAACCAATTAGTTCAGGCAATATTGTATATTACGTTGCAGTTGTTCCTGTGCCTGTAGATGATGTAAAGCTTATTAAGCCAAATATGACAGTTCATTCAAGAATTACAACAAAGGTTAAGCCAGGGGCATTAGTTATACCTATTGAAGCGTTAAAATTTGTTGACGGCGAGACTGTTGTATATAAGGTTGATGGCAATAAACTAAAGAAAATTAATGTAGAAGTTGGACTTAAAGGTGACAAAGAGATAGAAATTGTAAAAGGCTTAGAAGAAGGCGATAAGGTTGCAATTAAATTTGAATTACCCGAAGATTAA